In a genomic window of Strix aluco isolate bStrAlu1 chromosome 3, bStrAlu1.hap1, whole genome shotgun sequence:
- the COX7A2L gene encoding cytochrome c oxidase subunit 7A2-like, mitochondrial isoform X2, producing the protein MYYKFNGFTQRLVGAAAAAAYNPQKADGLPVHLKRGVPDKLLYRTTMALTIGGTIYCLVALYMASQPRSQK; encoded by the exons ATGTATTACAAGTTCAACGGCTTCACGCAGAGGCTGGtcggggcagcggcggccgctgCCTACAACCCCCAG AAAGCAGATGGACTGCCAGTACACCTGAAAAGAGGAGTTCCAGATAAGCTGCTTTATCGGACCACTATGGCTCTAACAATAGGGGGGACTATCTACTGTCTAGTAGCACTGTACATGGCCTCACAACCAAGAAGCCAAAAGTAA
- the COX7A2L gene encoding cytochrome c oxidase subunit 7A2-like, mitochondrial isoform X1 — protein MYYKFNGFTQRLVGAAAAAAYNPQGLKPIVSTESPALIFGTTTKLASDLPATDSFLGKNKVPDLQKLFQKADGLPVHLKRGVPDKLLYRTTMALTIGGTIYCLVALYMASQPRSQK, from the exons ATGTATTACAAGTTCAACGGCTTCACGCAGAGGCTGGtcggggcagcggcggccgctgCCTACAACCCCCAG GGACTCAAACCAATAGTTTCCACTGAATCCCCCGCTCTGATATTTGGGACAACAACTAAACTTGCATCAGATTTACCAGCAACTGATTCATTCTTGGGTAAAAACAAGGTGCCAGACCTACAGAAACTTTTTCAG AAAGCAGATGGACTGCCAGTACACCTGAAAAGAGGAGTTCCAGATAAGCTGCTTTATCGGACCACTATGGCTCTAACAATAGGGGGGACTATCTACTGTCTAGTAGCACTGTACATGGCCTCACAACCAAGAAGCCAAAAGTAA